CAAGATGGAACAGCGATAGGCACATCGCCTTATTACAAAGACTATGAACCACTTAGCACTACACTCACTCTAGATACTGGAACTCTAACTAAGACATTTTCAGTGAATATAAATCATGATCAAGGAAATATAATCTACCCAAATGCTCGGGTAGTTGAGCAACAAGAATCTTTTTTTGTGAACATGAGTAATTTGACTGACTCAGGTAGAGCTGTTTCGATTTCTGATGGAGTTGGTGAGGGAATAATTTACGATAGTGATTCAACTGAATTATCTATCCAAGCTCAAACGGCTTATGAAAATGACGGCTATTTTACATTTATAGTCCAAGCAACTCCTTATATTACAGGTCATCATTTATATTCAGAATTTGAGTTAGATATTCAGTTGCATCTTACTGGTGGAACTGCAGATGTGAGCGATTACGAATCTATCGATGGTAGAATAGTGCCCCTGAACTTTCATTACTCTAATAGTGCATCTTTCACAGTGCCAATTTATGATAATGCTTTAGTTGAACCGGATGAGATTTTTACCTTTTTTATAACTATACATGATGCTAATGGTGTCAATGCAACCATAGATGACGGGTTGGCTCAAGGAACTATATTGAATGATGATACCCAACAAACACTTTCAGTTTCTTCACCTTCTCAAACTTTGTTTGAAGGGATTCCACCTACCCCAGAACTATATTACATCCCTGTGTCGCTTGATGAACCAGCGGCGTATGGTATTAATTTTAACTATAATTTTACTGATGGAACTGCGATTTACGGAACAGATTATTATACTTCTGTTGGCCCTTCAGGATCTTCTTTTATCCCAGCTGGACAAACCGTTTTAAATATCCCTTTATACATAGAAGGTGATATCGTATCAGATATTGATGAAACTTTTACTTTTTCGATCTCAAATATCACATCAATTAGTGATATTATCTCTGGTAATACTTCTATAGTCGGAACAATCAAAGATATTCCTTTTGAACTTCTTGAAGGTTCCACCTCCCCCAACACGACCATCAACACTTCTCTTGTCATGACCCCCACAGTTACTGATGCCAATGGTGAAACAGCCGTGGTGCCGGAGAGTGAGGCGTGGATTCATGAGTGGGACAGTTTCTGGGTGGAGGTCTGGGGGAATACGACTGATGGAACCGGCTTCAGTGGCGGGGTTTTTGATTTGGATTATAACACTGAATACTTTACCGCCACCGAAATTGAATACGGGGCTGCCTTTGGGGAAAACTCCACTGCCGTGATTGATGATGAAACAGGCGTTGTGTCCGGAATCAGCGGTTCGAACAGTCTCGATTCCCTGGGGGGCAGCGATCAGGTGCTGCTGGCTCGGGTGAAGTTCGAATCGCTGGTCGATGACAATGTCGCCATCGATCTGGAAACGGGCTATCTCGGACCACATGACCTGGGACTGCGGGTCAAAAATGCGCACCTTGGCATCGTCGATGAAGAGAGCGTGAACCCCACCATCCAGACCAACCCGGCTACCGATCTGTGGGCAGTCCCCTACGATGTGGATGACAATGGCACGATCAACTACCGCGATCTGATCGAGCTGGTTAATACTTTCAATGACTCTGTATTTGATGCTGAAGCCAATCTGGCCTGGACACTGGATTTTGATAAAAGCACGAAAGTGAACTACAGAGACTTAATCCATATGGCCTCGAACTATGGGAAATCCAAATTCAAAGATAGTGACGTCATCTTACCCGTCAATTTCCCGCAAAAATGGTATGGCCCTGAAGTGGAAGCTGAGGGAGAAGACACATTTGATGATGTCATTGATGCCGCCGTTGATGAATGGAAAGAAGAACTGGGAGTGGAAGATCTCAGTATTCAGGTCGTTGTAGCCGATCTGGCTGACCAGCAACTGGGGGGTGGCCAGATTCTGGAACTCGATGAAAACGGTATCCCGATTCGCGGGCGCATCTATATCGATGATGACGCCACGGGGATTGGCTGGTATTCATCCATCGAAGGCGCATCATTTGACGAAAACGGACTGGCACTGCCCGGCTCTGCTGCCGAAGGACATTACGATCTTTATAGTGTGCTCCTGCACGAAATCGGTCACGTGGTTGGCTTCACCAGTACCTACACTGCCTTCAGTGATCTGGTCGAAACCAATGAGAATGATGAGAAGCTGTTTGTGGGATCCGATTTCATAGTCCAGTTGACCGATGATGGAGTCCACATCGATCAACCCGTCGATCTGATGAATCCCACATTAGATCCCTCCACGCGAAAAACGATCTCTGCTTTGGATATCCAGATTCTACAAGAGGTTTACGCCAATGCTGCAGGTGCTTCTCTCAACTCATCTGCACAGGCCATGATTGATGCCCATCTGCATTTAACGGGTACGAATCCAGCAACAAAGCAACCTGCGATCAAACAAACCGACTCGGAAGCAGAAGTCTTTAATGCTTCCAGCTATTACCAGGAAGTTCAGCAACCTGCGTATATTGAAACAGACGATAAACTCTATCAAGGCCTGATTTTGACTGCGGATCCATTGCTGTCAGCATATACGACCAGTAGGAATGATGAGTTCGATGGCTCCCTGCTGAACATGGTTGAAGATTCTGACAGTCTGATTGCAGTCGCTGTAGAAAAGTCGAATCTCAATGATGACATCCTCTCCCGCTTTGATTTCGACGATGAAGAAAACGAATATGATTTCGAACAGGAATTGGCTGAAGAAGAGTTGAACAGTGTCTTCTCAGACTGGACAGGACCGATTATTTAAAGATCTCGCATTGTTGTTGAAAATCGTTTAAATATCATCGTGTGATGCGCTCTGGAATCTCGGATTCAGAATTTTGATTCAGGTCTCCTATTCAAAAAACTGATCCAGTTGTTATACAGGTTCTTAGCGTCCTTTTGACGAGGAGAACTTTTGATGAACAAGCGAAGAAAACGTCACAACCCCGAGCAGATTGTCCGTAAGTTGCGTGATACAGATGCGATGCTGAATGCCGGTAAAGATCTGGCTTCCGTGCTGCAGAATCTCGAGGTCAGTGAATCCACTTATCAGCGCTGGCGGATTCAGTACGGGGGCATAAAATCGGAAGAAGCCAAGATACTGATCGAGCGTTGGTGAAGAGATCACAATGCGATCAGACCACACAGTTCATTAGGCTAGAGAGCCCCTGTGCCGGAGGCGAAGCTGCTCTGTTCGCCTGCTTCCGCTCCGCTTCAGAATTCTTTTCCACGGCGATGCCCATTACACCGTCTGATCCTGACAAGTCAAACATACAAAGTCGTGTGACTGGTGTCATTCGTGGGGGCACGTCAGGACTGCAAGAGTAGAGACGGGCATGAAATCATTTGTTGAGTTTCTTCTGGGAGGTATATGAAATAATCACCCCAGACCGCTGGGCGAGGTGAATAGGAAGTTCACAGAATTAATATGCTTACTAAAATGCGTATAAAACTTTTCCGGAGGAAGTCCAATATACACAGTGCTGTCGGTGATTACTTTTTGATTGGATACAAGAGGTCTCCCCACTAAGAAAAAACGACTGCACCGCCCGTAGTTGCGGCGACGATCGAGAACGTGATGTGATCAGACCTGTATAGCTGGAACTTTGTGGGACTGGATTACATAATAGGGAGCCATTGAGAAATCCTGGTAAGAAGAATACCGTGGAACACAGTTAACATAGTCAGCTAATCATGCCTGGAGCGGTTTCAGGCTCAACACCAATGGAAAATCCCGGTTAATATCAGATTGAGTGACTCGTGCAAAAATTAAACACCCCCCGATTGCTGATCCGTTTATCGTTCCTCTTACTTCTGTCAGCGTTACCCGCCGCCGCTGCAGAGAAAACAAACTCTCTACAACTCACGTTACCGTCCACGCTTTATGCAGTGCCGGGCGTAGAGATGAATATCTACTACGACAACATCGTGCTGACCGAAACACCAGAAAAATATCGGTTTGAAGTCAGTTGTAAAATCGGCACTGCCGAGCAGGACCACTGGACCGTCACGCCAACACCGTCCGATGTGGGACAGCATCCGTTGTCGGTCAAAGTGACTGACGCCAACGGAACGATCCTGGGAACGGCGAAAACAATCCTGCATGTTTCGGCCGCCAATTCGGGTTCCCATCGCGACACGTTTCGGTTGTTAATTATCGGCGACAGCTTAACACACGCAACCACATATTCGAACGAAATCGCCCGACTCCTCTCGACACCCGGCAATCCGAAATGGCAAATGCTGGGAACACACAAACCGAAATCCGCCGCTGCGGGTGTTGCCCATGAAGGTTACGGCGGTTGGACCTGGCAACGGTTCGTCTCGCAGTATGAACCAAACCCCGATGGTACTCACCGCAAACGCAGCAGCCCATTCGTGTATCTCGGCAAGGACGGCAAACCGGGCCTGGACTTCAAACGCTACTTTAAGGAAGAATGCAACGGCAACACGCCAGACGCTGTGGTCATTATGCTGGGCATCAATGATTGTTTCTCAGCGAAACAGGACGCCATTGATGCAAAAATCGATGGTATGTTCGCCCAGGCTGATATTTTAATCAAAGCCCTGCAAGCCGCCGCGCCGCAGGCAGAGGTGGGGATTTGTTTGACCACGCCCGGGAATTCCCGTCAGGAAGCATTTTTTGCCAACTACAAAGACAAATACAGCCGTTGGGGCTGGAAAAATATTCAACACCGACTGGTGCAACGGCAAATCGAAAAATTCACAGGCCGCGAAAAACAAAATCTGTTTATCATCCCCACCGAGTTAAACCTCGATATCGTCAACGGCTACCCCGTCAACAACGGCGTTCACCCCAACAAAGTCGGTTACCAGCAAATCGGGGCGAGTATTTATTCGTGGTTAAAACATCGGCTGGAAGAGTGAGGACGAACTCCCCCGGGCATTCGCAAAAAAGACTCTGTCCAAAGAAAATACCAGACAAAGTACTGAATGCTTTCATAATCTCCCCAACCAGGAATACTTTCGTGGTTGGGGCGGTGCCCAATGAGTCTCAAAATCAACCCCGCCTGTGCAAACCAAGATACTGAACACAAGACGTGAGATCAGATGGAGTTAACCCCCCTCAGCGCTGGCGGCGCAGAACCAAAAAGATCTGGTGGAAGTGTTGCCTTGAAAACACTTTTCGAATTTCGCTGTATGAGATTGGCATTTTTTCATCTTGACAAAAAACATGCAGTAACATATCGTTAATCGACGATAACGAATATAGCAAGTCTGGATTTGACAGGCAAAGGTCAAATATGATGGTCAAAGCGAAAGTAAACTCCGAAAAGTGCTGTACCACCGGCGAAAAACTGGCATTGCCGGATGTCGCCTGGGCAGAGGATCTGTCCAAGCTTTCCTGGGCTCTGGCTCACCCGGCCCGCGTGCGCATCGTTCGACTACTGATCAACCGGACCGCATGCATGTGCGGTGAGATCGTCGAGGAGATGCCTTTGGCTCAGTCAACGGTTTCTCAGCACTTAAAAATTCTGAAGGAAACAGGCCTGGTGCAAGGCGAAATCGATGGCCCGCGCGTTTGCTACTGCATCAATCAGGATATGCTGACAAAGCTGAAAAAGCTGGTCGCAGAGTTGTAATGGAATTAGTTAAACGCCAGTGGGCTCTGGCCAATTACTGGCAAATATTTTAACCATACCTATCGCCATTCGACGATAGGCGATTTATAATAAAGGAGCAGTCAATGACTGAGCGAAAGATAATCGATGACGTGCGAGACCAATACGCGGGTGTCGCACGAGGTGAACTCTCCAACGAGTCGACCGCCGTGCGATCCATCGCGAACGCCTTTGGTTACTCGGAGGATGATTTGAACCAGTTGCCTGCTGAAGCCAACATGGGGTTGTCTTGTGGTAACCCATTGGCGCTGGCTGGCATTCGTGAAGGGGAAGTGGTCGTAGATCTCGGTTGCGGTGGTGGTATGGACGTGTTTCTGGCCGCAAGAAAAGTGGGCGCTTCGGGTCGGGTCATTGGCATCGACATGACGACGGAGATGCTGGAGCGGGCTCGTGCTGGCCAGCAGAAGCTGGGATTGAGCAACATCGAGTTTCATCAATCGACCATCGATCGCATACCACTACCAGACAACTCAGTCGACTGTGTGATCAGTAACTGCGTGATCAATTTAGTGCCCGACAAGCTGGCTGTCTTTCGCGAGATCCTGCGCGTTCTCAAGCCTGATGGCAGAGTCGCTCTGAGCGATATCGCTTTGAAGCAGGAATTGCCGTCCGAAGTAAAGCAAAGTGTCGAAGCCTATATCGGTTGCATCTCCGGTGCCATTCTGATCGACGAGTATCGCAGCTTACTGAAGCAAGTAGGCTTTGCTTCAGTGGTCGTAACAGACACGGGAGCGGACCTGAATGCGTATGCGATGGCAAGCGATGACGGATGCTGTGGCGGTAGCTCTTGTGGTTCCGATGCAGGTGGCGCGGTAGCCGATGCCGGGCAGAAGTCTCTCCACGACGGTCTTGCCTCTGTCATGCAATCGTTTGATGCAAACGCGTTTGCCGCGAGCGTACGGGTACACGCTCTGAAACAACCATCGACACAGCCTGTGAATACGATTCCCGTTTTGAATATTCAACCAACCTCGAAGGAGAAGACTATGAAAACTGTGCAAGTCTATGACAAACCGATGTGCTGTTCGACCGGCGTGTGTGGTCCCGATGTTGATCCTGTGCTGCCAAAGTTTGCAGCGGACCTGGACTGGCTCAAGAGCCAGGGCCATCACGTAGAGCGATATAACCTCGCCCAACAGCCCCAGGCTTTTATCGAAAACAAGGAGATTCACCAGCTGTTGAGTACCACTGGAACAGACTGCCTGCCTGTCGTTATTGTTGATGGGAAGATCGTCAGTCAAACCGTTTATCCCTCGCGCGACGATCTGGCAGGCTGGGTGGATGGTTCACCGGCCAGGCAATCGTTGCCCCTTGCCGAACCAGAGAGCGGGTGCTGCGGAACGAGTGGATGTTGCTGACGTCGACCAGCGAAGACTCGCGGGATGAAATCTCGACGCTGCCTCGCTATCAATGAATCAATACAAACAAGGAACGTAAATCATGAAATTTTTAGATCAGGCGACCCGCAACCTGTTCTTCACAGGTAAAGGCGGTGTGGGAAAGACTTCGGTAGCCTGTGCGACTGCGGTGAAGCTGGCCGATGCAGGCAAAAAAGTTCTGCTCGTTTCCACTGATCCCGCCTCCAACCTCGATGAAGTGTTAGGCGTCGCTCTGGGAAACCATCCGACAGCAATTCCAGCGATCCCAACCCTCTGCGCCATGAATCTCGATCCAGAGCAATCGGCG
The sequence above is a segment of the Gimesia algae genome. Coding sequences within it:
- a CDS encoding Calx-beta domain-containing protein — its product is MRVYDLEIKPLAQGTIQNDDYAFLSIYGPSLVVEEATDVVTYTVTLDHALDEELYVDVRSSDGSATTADSDYLEVFETLHFAAGATSQTFDVQILDDMKVEDHETFNLILENLNYMGDQLVAIHNSQDIISPVIINSDAATLTIADVSESEGDSGTKMFSFEVTTDHIVDEDVSFEFNTLAGTADTDDFDSTTSGTATILAGQSSVTIDVEVIGDTIVEMDEQFTLELSSLISGGRNVQFEGGESTLQATGTITNEDTASITIIQSDVSHYEGTDGLTTDFDFTVRLSNAVQGGFDLAYTTNDGSATITDNDYIDNDSTLSFAGTANETQTITVQVNHDAVVEPDETFDLLLGALSNLNIAIDTDDITIQSAAATGTIKEDDSTTLTITDVQRSESGTMRFYVNSSLALDTAFTVEIATSDGTATVADNDYIAKSQVLTFNPGDTSEYFDVVINSDLVVELDETFTVSLSGVSGNILPVFLGNSATGTIINTDNALLSVNDVGIDEASGLMTFTVTSSKPIDTAISFEINTQDGTAIGTSPYYKDYEPLSTTLTLDTGTLTKTFSVNINHDQGNIIYPNARVVEQQESFFVNMSNLTDSGRAVSISDGVGEGIIYDSDSTELSIQAQTAYENDGYFTFIVQATPYITGHHLYSEFELDIQLHLTGGTADVSDYESIDGRIVPLNFHYSNSASFTVPIYDNALVEPDEIFTFFITIHDANGVNATIDDGLAQGTILNDDTQQTLSVSSPSQTLFEGIPPTPELYYIPVSLDEPAAYGINFNYNFTDGTAIYGTDYYTSVGPSGSSFIPAGQTVLNIPLYIEGDIVSDIDETFTFSISNITSISDIISGNTSIVGTIKDIPFELLEGSTSPNTTINTSLVMTPTVTDANGETAVVPESEAWIHEWDSFWVEVWGNTTDGTGFSGGVFDLDYNTEYFTATEIEYGAAFGENSTAVIDDETGVVSGISGSNSLDSLGGSDQVLLARVKFESLVDDNVAIDLETGYLGPHDLGLRVKNAHLGIVDEESVNPTIQTNPATDLWAVPYDVDDNGTINYRDLIELVNTFNDSVFDAEANLAWTLDFDKSTKVNYRDLIHMASNYGKSKFKDSDVILPVNFPQKWYGPEVEAEGEDTFDDVIDAAVDEWKEELGVEDLSIQVVVADLADQQLGGGQILELDENGIPIRGRIYIDDDATGIGWYSSIEGASFDENGLALPGSAAEGHYDLYSVLLHEIGHVVGFTSTYTAFSDLVETNENDEKLFVGSDFIVQLTDDGVHIDQPVDLMNPTLDPSTRKTISALDIQILQEVYANAAGASLNSSAQAMIDAHLHLTGTNPATKQPAIKQTDSEAEVFNASSYYQEVQQPAYIETDDKLYQGLILTADPLLSAYTTSRNDEFDGSLLNMVEDSDSLIAVAVEKSNLNDDILSRFDFDDEENEYDFEQELAEEELNSVFSDWTGPII
- a CDS encoding transposase is translated as MNKRRKRHNPEQIVRKLRDTDAMLNAGKDLASVLQNLEVSESTYQRWRIQYGGIKSEEAKILIERW
- a CDS encoding SGNH/GDSL hydrolase family protein; this encodes MQKLNTPRLLIRLSFLLLLSALPAAAAEKTNSLQLTLPSTLYAVPGVEMNIYYDNIVLTETPEKYRFEVSCKIGTAEQDHWTVTPTPSDVGQHPLSVKVTDANGTILGTAKTILHVSAANSGSHRDTFRLLIIGDSLTHATTYSNEIARLLSTPGNPKWQMLGTHKPKSAAAGVAHEGYGGWTWQRFVSQYEPNPDGTHRKRSSPFVYLGKDGKPGLDFKRYFKEECNGNTPDAVVIMLGINDCFSAKQDAIDAKIDGMFAQADILIKALQAAAPQAEVGICLTTPGNSRQEAFFANYKDKYSRWGWKNIQHRLVQRQIEKFTGREKQNLFIIPTELNLDIVNGYPVNNGVHPNKVGYQQIGASIYSWLKHRLEE
- a CDS encoding ArsR/SmtB family transcription factor: MMVKAKVNSEKCCTTGEKLALPDVAWAEDLSKLSWALAHPARVRIVRLLINRTACMCGEIVEEMPLAQSTVSQHLKILKETGLVQGEIDGPRVCYCINQDMLTKLKKLVAEL
- the arsD gene encoding arsenite efflux transporter metallochaperone ArsD, whose product is MTERKIIDDVRDQYAGVARGELSNESTAVRSIANAFGYSEDDLNQLPAEANMGLSCGNPLALAGIREGEVVVDLGCGGGMDVFLAARKVGASGRVIGIDMTTEMLERARAGQQKLGLSNIEFHQSTIDRIPLPDNSVDCVISNCVINLVPDKLAVFREILRVLKPDGRVALSDIALKQELPSEVKQSVEAYIGCISGAILIDEYRSLLKQVGFASVVVTDTGADLNAYAMASDDGCCGGSSCGSDAGGAVADAGQKSLHDGLASVMQSFDANAFAASVRVHALKQPSTQPVNTIPVLNIQPTSKEKTMKTVQVYDKPMCCSTGVCGPDVDPVLPKFAADLDWLKSQGHHVERYNLAQQPQAFIENKEIHQLLSTTGTDCLPVVIVDGKIVSQTVYPSRDDLAGWVDGSPARQSLPLAEPESGCCGTSGCC